The Spirosoma foliorum genome has a window encoding:
- a CDS encoding low affinity iron permease family protein has protein sequence METHQTDSASSTSKGIFERFASAVTKATGSSAAFIIAFLTVIIWAITGPIFHYSETWQLVINTGTTIVTFLMVFLIQKAQNKDSMSVQLKLNELIAATKGASNRLVSVENLTEEELQVLQKHYQTMAEITKQASDLRQSHSVEEAIKDSAEKLEEDLGTGHTL, from the coding sequence ATGGAAACGCATCAAACAGACTCAGCATCCTCTACCTCAAAAGGTATTTTTGAACGATTCGCATCAGCGGTCACGAAAGCAACCGGCAGCTCAGCCGCTTTTATTATAGCCTTCCTTACCGTTATTATCTGGGCTATAACAGGTCCTATTTTTCACTATTCAGAGACATGGCAATTGGTGATCAACACGGGAACTACAATCGTTACGTTTCTGATGGTCTTTTTGATTCAAAAAGCGCAAAATAAAGATTCGATGTCTGTCCAGTTGAAGCTTAACGAACTGATAGCCGCCACCAAAGGGGCAAGTAATCGGCTGGTATCAGTCGAGAATCTGACCGAAGAAGAACTTCAGGTTCTCCAAAAGCACTATCAAACAATGGCCGAAATTACTAAACAGGCCTCCGACCTACGCCAATCCCATTCAGTAGAAGAAGCCATTAAGGATTCGGCCGAGAAATTAGAAGAAGATCTAGGAACTGGTCATACCTTATGA
- a CDS encoding acyltransferase family protein: protein MESALHTLSSKPKRDSRNSSIDLIRIIAAFGVIFIHVHTDSNTAENVSFFFLKLCVPFFFATSLVYFVQSLDVAISVKVIIGKIWKRIGIPFLAWTVIYLGLRTAKYLITGSSTKFTINLLVRAFLYGESSEQMYYLPELIIMQFSILGIFLLVTRIKRSIGLCLLIFSIVYLYWGYIHNYYGVISLSHFLVYK from the coding sequence ATGGAAAGTGCTCTCCACACCCTATCGTCAAAACCTAAACGAGATTCGCGAAATTCATCCATTGATTTAATAAGAATAATAGCCGCTTTTGGTGTGATATTTATCCATGTCCACACGGATAGTAACACGGCAGAAAATGTTTCGTTTTTTTTCTTGAAATTATGCGTGCCATTCTTTTTTGCCACGTCATTAGTTTACTTTGTACAAAGCCTTGATGTTGCTATAAGTGTCAAGGTCATTATTGGTAAAATTTGGAAGAGAATCGGTATACCATTTTTAGCCTGGACGGTTATCTATTTAGGGCTCAGAACGGCGAAATATCTAATTACAGGGAGTAGCACTAAATTTACAATAAACTTACTAGTTCGGGCATTTTTGTATGGAGAGAGTAGCGAACAAATGTATTATTTGCCCGAGTTAATAATTATGCAATTTAGTATACTAGGTATTTTTTTGCTCGTTACCAGAATTAAGCGCTCAATTGGCTTGTGCCTATTAATTTTTTCAATTGTCTATCTGTACTGGGGCTATATTCATAATTATTATGGAGTTATTTCTTTATCACATTTTTTAGTTTATAAGTGA